One genomic segment of Streptomyces niveus includes these proteins:
- a CDS encoding TetR/AcrR family transcriptional regulator, whose protein sequence is MATGHADPQRRERILAATLDLIADEGVAGVSHRKIAARARVPLGSMTYHFSGIDELLREAFRLFTDHIVELFDTRLSAPADRDQARAAVADLIHTLSDGSRRDLVLTQELYTLAARQPSYRELTHAWMARSRIHLEKHFDPDTARQLDALIEGLTLHRALAQEPHDRALTLEAVTRITTTESS, encoded by the coding sequence ATGGCCACCGGACACGCCGACCCCCAGCGCCGCGAACGCATCCTCGCCGCGACCCTCGACCTCATCGCCGACGAGGGCGTCGCCGGCGTCTCCCACCGGAAGATCGCCGCCCGCGCCCGAGTGCCGCTGGGCTCGATGACCTACCACTTCAGCGGCATCGACGAACTGCTGCGGGAGGCGTTCCGCCTCTTCACGGACCACATCGTCGAGTTGTTCGACACCCGCCTCAGCGCCCCGGCCGACCGTGACCAGGCCAGAGCCGCGGTGGCCGACCTCATCCACACCTTGTCCGACGGAAGCCGGCGCGACCTCGTGCTCACCCAGGAGCTGTACACCCTCGCCGCCCGGCAGCCCTCCTACCGGGAACTCACCCACGCGTGGATGGCCCGCAGCCGCATCCACCTGGAGAAGCACTTCGACCCGGACACCGCCCGCCAACTCGACGCCCTCATCGAGGGCCTGACGCTTCATCGCGCCCTCGCCCAGGAACCCCACGACCGCGCGCTGACTCTGGAAGCCGTCACACGCATCACCACAACCGAGAGCTCCTGA
- a CDS encoding DUF1775 domain-containing protein, with protein MFRISGPRALRLSGMTTLALAVSVALAAPASAHVEVEAAGASALAENVTLEFNAETESDKAGITELEVILPKGIAPADVTFGDGPKGWKFAVTDRGYTVGGPAVAVGEDAAYAVTVRQLPDAESLAFKTLQTYSDGRVDRWIELEEPGGGGHGNSAPVLKLEPAEPGAKPVAPSPTAEPTTAAPSTPAASEPSRTPASETADAAEAEEEGSNTVLIVAIVVVVVALASGLWWFKRRGTSAS; from the coding sequence GTGTTCCGTATCTCAGGGCCGCGCGCCCTGCGCCTGTCCGGCATGACCACCCTCGCCCTCGCCGTATCCGTCGCTCTCGCCGCTCCGGCGTCGGCGCATGTTGAAGTCGAGGCGGCGGGTGCGAGCGCCCTCGCCGAGAACGTCACCCTGGAGTTCAACGCCGAGACGGAGTCCGACAAGGCGGGCATCACCGAGCTGGAGGTGATCCTCCCCAAGGGGATAGCCCCCGCCGACGTCACGTTCGGGGACGGCCCGAAGGGGTGGAAGTTCGCCGTCACCGACCGCGGTTACACCGTGGGCGGCCCGGCGGTCGCGGTCGGCGAGGACGCGGCCTACGCCGTCACCGTCCGGCAGCTTCCGGACGCCGAGTCCCTGGCGTTCAAGACTCTCCAGACCTACAGCGACGGCCGCGTCGACCGATGGATCGAACTGGAAGAACCCGGCGGAGGCGGCCACGGCAACAGCGCACCCGTGCTGAAGCTGGAGCCCGCCGAGCCCGGCGCGAAGCCGGTCGCCCCGAGCCCGACCGCCGAGCCGACCACGGCGGCGCCCTCCACCCCGGCGGCGAGCGAACCGTCCAGGACTCCGGCCTCCGAGACCGCCGACGCGGCCGAGGCGGAGGAGGAAGGCTCGAACACCGTCCTGATCGTCGCGATCGTGGTGGTCGTCGTCGCCCTCGCGAGCGGCCTCTGGTGGTTCAAGCGCCGGGGCACGAGCGCGTCCTGA
- a CDS encoding GntR family transcriptional regulator translates to MAAGDLINRRSAVPFYSQLKDLILADIQSRGLEPGDRLPGDFELCQQYDVSRTVVRQAMGELEHEGVIRRERGRGTFLADTHAPGVLGHALIGYFEDIQSGSGTHHTVVRRKGLVPASAAVAKDLAVKVGETVVEVERVRSMDGAPWALTLTQLPLSVGEGLLTADVDDLSLFGVLEQRFGVRFDHARRLIEAGVAAGEVADVLGLPTGAPVLVMRSVSYDAAGRPLERFTGHHRGDLSRLEVDVRRQTD, encoded by the coding sequence ATGGCAGCCGGGGATCTCATCAATCGCCGCTCCGCGGTGCCGTTCTACTCGCAGCTCAAGGACCTCATCCTCGCGGACATCCAGTCCCGGGGGCTGGAGCCCGGTGACCGACTCCCCGGCGACTTCGAGCTGTGCCAGCAGTACGACGTCTCACGCACCGTCGTCCGCCAGGCCATGGGCGAACTCGAGCACGAGGGCGTCATCCGCCGGGAGAGGGGACGTGGCACGTTCCTGGCGGACACCCACGCCCCGGGCGTCCTCGGCCACGCGCTGATCGGCTATTTCGAGGACATCCAGTCGGGATCGGGAACCCACCACACGGTTGTGCGGCGCAAGGGCCTGGTCCCGGCGTCCGCCGCGGTCGCCAAAGACCTGGCGGTCAAGGTCGGCGAGACGGTGGTGGAGGTGGAACGCGTCCGCTCGATGGACGGCGCACCGTGGGCCCTGACCCTCACCCAGCTCCCGCTGTCCGTCGGGGAGGGGCTGCTCACCGCCGACGTGGACGACCTGTCCCTTTTCGGAGTGCTGGAGCAGCGGTTCGGCGTTCGTTTCGATCACGCTCGGCGCCTCATCGAGGCCGGAGTGGCCGCCGGCGAGGTGGCGGACGTACTCGGCCTGCCCACCGGGGCTCCGGTCCTCGTCATGCGCAGCGTCTCGTACGACGCGGCCGGGCGGCCGCTGGAGCGGTTCACCGGGCATCACCGAGGAGACCTCAGCCGCCTT
- a CDS encoding MFS transporter produces MTVDTLVRPSAVERRARTAVAVLFFTNGALFANLLPRYPEIKAGLGMSNAVYGLAVAAFPAGAIVAGPAAGVLVRRYGSARVAVVGTLLTGAGALAAGVAGSVPLLAVALFLAGATDAITDVAQNAHGLRVQRRYGRSIINSLHATWSVGAVTGGAMAAGAIALGLSRGEHLAISAVVFAAAACLALRYCLPGPDTEPEAEDHLPKDAHHTGTARRTMYVLAALVLIATAGTLVEDAGNSWAALYLSDSLHASAALAATGYIALVGAQFVGRLIGDRLVDRFGQRTVARTGGLIAAAGMGLALAVPTLPGTVLGFAAAGFGVATLVPAAMHEADALPGLKPGSGLTIVSWLMRLGFLLSPPLVGLAADSTSLRVGLLVVPLAGVLVVLLAGALQPRRR; encoded by the coding sequence ATGACAGTCGACACGCTGGTCCGGCCTTCCGCGGTCGAGCGGCGGGCTCGTACCGCCGTCGCCGTGCTGTTCTTCACCAACGGGGCCCTGTTCGCCAATCTGCTGCCGCGCTACCCGGAGATCAAGGCCGGCCTCGGGATGAGCAACGCCGTCTACGGGCTGGCCGTCGCGGCGTTCCCGGCCGGTGCCATCGTGGCCGGACCGGCGGCCGGAGTGCTCGTGCGCCGGTACGGCTCGGCGCGCGTGGCGGTCGTCGGCACGCTGCTGACCGGCGCCGGCGCCCTCGCGGCGGGAGTCGCCGGATCGGTGCCCCTGCTCGCGGTCGCGCTGTTCCTTGCCGGGGCGACGGACGCGATCACGGACGTCGCGCAGAACGCGCACGGCCTGCGCGTGCAGCGCCGCTACGGGCGATCCATCATCAACTCCCTCCACGCCACCTGGTCCGTCGGCGCTGTCACCGGTGGCGCGATGGCCGCCGGCGCCATCGCGCTGGGCCTCTCGCGCGGGGAGCATCTGGCGATATCGGCGGTCGTCTTCGCCGCCGCTGCCTGCCTAGCCCTGCGGTACTGCCTGCCCGGCCCCGACACCGAACCGGAGGCCGAGGATCACCTGCCCAAGGATGCCCACCACACCGGCACCGCCCGCCGCACGATGTACGTCCTGGCCGCCCTCGTCCTCATCGCCACCGCCGGCACACTCGTCGAGGACGCCGGGAACAGTTGGGCCGCCCTCTATCTCTCCGACTCCCTGCACGCCTCCGCGGCACTCGCGGCGACCGGCTACATCGCCCTGGTCGGCGCGCAGTTCGTCGGCCGCCTCATCGGTGACCGCCTCGTCGACCGCTTCGGCCAGCGCACCGTGGCCCGCACCGGCGGCCTGATCGCCGCGGCCGGAATGGGCCTGGCCCTGGCCGTACCCACCCTCCCCGGAACGGTCCTCGGCTTCGCCGCCGCCGGCTTCGGCGTCGCGACCCTGGTACCCGCCGCGATGCACGAAGCCGACGCACTGCCCGGCCTCAAACCCGGCTCGGGCCTGACGATCGTCTCCTGGCTCATGCGCCTGGGCTTCCTGCTCTCCCCGCCCCTGGTCGGACTCGCCGCCGACAGCACCAGCCTCCGGGTGGGCCTGCTCGTGGTCCCCCTGGCCGGAGTGCTCGTCGTACTCCTCGCCGGAGCGCTCCAGCCCCGGCGGCGCTGA
- a CDS encoding GlsB/YeaQ/YmgE family stress response membrane protein codes for MEISGIITAIIFGIIIGVLGRLVVPGRQRIGVLWTIAVGIVAALIGTALASALGVGDTDGPDWIEWLIQIGLAAVGVVALDRAKGRG; via the coding sequence GTGGAGATCTCGGGCATCATCACCGCGATCATTTTCGGCATCATCATCGGCGTCCTGGGGCGGCTCGTCGTCCCCGGGCGCCAGCGCATCGGCGTTCTCTGGACGATCGCGGTCGGCATCGTGGCCGCTCTGATCGGTACGGCTCTCGCCTCGGCTCTGGGCGTCGGCGACACGGACGGTCCCGACTGGATCGAATGGCTCATCCAGATCGGCCTCGCCGCGGTCGGCGTCGTCGCTCTCGATCGAGCCAAGGGGCGCGGCTGA
- a CDS encoding nuclear transport factor 2 family protein has protein sequence MAAGIDHVRLSYHYRDTGDIDAFGSLLHEDVQVKRPDAPFGHGRDEVIRLHTRMAGAREHHHIYKIVADGDCVVVTGSYTGAADGEGANGAHAGPLEFADVFTLTDDGMLLGYRRFYFVAPG, from the coding sequence ATGGCGGCCGGAATCGATCATGTGCGGCTTTCCTACCACTACCGCGACACCGGGGACATCGATGCTTTCGGATCACTGCTGCACGAGGACGTGCAGGTCAAGCGGCCGGACGCACCCTTCGGGCACGGCCGCGACGAGGTCATACGGCTGCACACCCGCATGGCCGGAGCCCGGGAGCACCACCACATCTACAAGATCGTGGCCGACGGTGACTGTGTGGTGGTGACGGGGAGTTACACGGGAGCCGCCGACGGCGAGGGGGCGAACGGAGCCCACGCGGGCCCGCTGGAGTTCGCCGACGTCTTCACACTCACCGACGACGGCATGCTGCTCGGCTACCGGCGGTTCTACTTCGTCGCACCGGGCTGA
- a CDS encoding AfsR/SARP family transcriptional regulator yields the protein MIESSAVERTSAAQLAFLILGPLEVRGPVGPVRIPPGRQEAILAALLLEANRVVSTDYLVDLIWDEEPPDTARTQVQICVSRLRKGLTEAGIDAPITTRPPGYLLRAADEMLDLRLFGRRTAEARVLVKEGRIAEAAELLRAAVSLWRGQCLGGVTSDALRAKALQLDEDRLNAVETYIQLELELGRHHQLVGELGRLLHENPLRERLRGQLMLALHRSGRQAEALDIYRAGRDLLIEELGLLPGEELRLLETAILAGDSALHAGPPAPDRNAVEPAAPVPVAADLGHRDELPHQLPTDTADFVGDRALIETVETVLTGGAGRRAVGVVVLIGKPGIGKSTTATHIAHRLSGEVFSDGQLYCDLRGAGAEPVAPADALGRFLRALGIPGPVIPASLDERAEMYRTLMATRRVLVVLDDAYDESQVRPLLPGSDNCAVLVTSRSRMTALPGARRIELKILDEARALELMGLILGPDRVSDEREAARALIRTVGGLPLALRIVAARLAARPHWSLASMVNRLANERHRLDELAYGEMTIRTSLSLTFDGLDPTDRHLLRLLSLAQGPTLPGWLAGALLDDHRAQPSDLMEPLVDVQMLDVVSVESTGEFRYRFHEIIKVYAREQLAVTDSESVRRSATERMLGGWLGLAERAHRKIYGGDYTVLHGSAPRWVPPADYVEELLADPLDWLDREQENLCNAVEHAAKEGLDELCWDLATTLVTLFEARGYLDHWESTHRAALAAVRRSGNRRGTAALLSSLGTLYLSSGRPEESRNSLEQALAIFDELGDRGGLALCRRDLALLERQAGDDERALALYDRSIHDFGLVGDIVGRATVLTQSAHIWMRRGHTAAAHAQLEEALGIYRSVGYTGGEARALRRVGQVLFQRGEHDEAERTLTGVLAMVRASGDLIGEGHLLRNLGELKAGQGRYEEARGFFVRALAVREQIMDHGGAEIVRRDIALLP from the coding sequence ATGATCGAGTCGTCGGCAGTGGAACGGACCAGCGCGGCACAGCTTGCCTTCCTGATCCTCGGCCCGCTGGAGGTGCGTGGCCCCGTCGGTCCCGTACGGATACCTCCCGGCCGTCAGGAGGCGATCCTGGCGGCGCTGCTCCTGGAGGCCAACCGGGTGGTGAGCACCGACTACCTCGTCGATCTGATCTGGGACGAGGAGCCGCCCGACACCGCGCGCACCCAGGTGCAGATCTGTGTGTCCCGACTGCGCAAGGGCCTCACGGAAGCGGGCATCGACGCCCCGATCACCACCCGGCCGCCGGGATATCTGCTGCGCGCCGCCGACGAGATGCTGGATCTGCGGCTCTTCGGCCGCCGTACGGCAGAGGCCAGGGTGCTGGTCAAGGAGGGGAGGATCGCGGAGGCGGCGGAGCTGCTGCGCGCGGCGGTGTCGCTCTGGCGCGGTCAGTGCCTCGGCGGTGTCACCAGCGACGCGCTGCGCGCCAAGGCGCTCCAGCTCGACGAGGACCGGCTCAACGCCGTCGAGACCTACATCCAGCTGGAGCTCGAACTCGGCCGCCATCATCAACTCGTTGGCGAATTAGGCCGGTTGCTGCATGAGAATCCACTGCGGGAACGGCTCCGCGGCCAGCTGATGCTCGCCCTGCACCGGTCCGGCCGGCAGGCCGAGGCGCTGGACATCTACCGTGCGGGCCGCGATCTGCTGATCGAGGAGCTGGGGCTGCTCCCCGGCGAGGAGCTGCGCCTGCTGGAGACGGCCATCCTCGCCGGCGACAGCGCGCTGCACGCCGGGCCGCCCGCCCCGGACCGGAACGCCGTGGAACCGGCCGCTCCCGTACCGGTCGCCGCCGACTTGGGGCACCGTGACGAGCTGCCGCATCAACTCCCCACGGACACGGCGGACTTCGTCGGCGACAGGGCCCTGATCGAGACGGTCGAGACCGTGCTGACCGGGGGCGCCGGCCGGCGCGCGGTCGGGGTGGTCGTCCTGATCGGCAAGCCCGGTATCGGCAAGAGCACCACCGCCACGCATATCGCGCACCGGCTGAGCGGCGAGGTCTTCTCCGACGGCCAGTTGTACTGCGACCTGCGGGGCGCGGGAGCCGAACCGGTCGCCCCCGCCGATGCGCTCGGCCGTTTCCTGCGGGCGCTCGGCATTCCCGGCCCGGTGATCCCCGCCTCCCTCGACGAACGCGCCGAGATGTACCGGACGCTGATGGCCACCCGCCGGGTCCTGGTCGTGCTGGACGACGCGTACGACGAGAGCCAGGTCCGCCCGCTGCTGCCCGGCAGCGACAACTGCGCGGTGCTGGTGACCAGCCGGTCCCGGATGACGGCCCTGCCCGGCGCGCGCCGTATCGAACTGAAGATCCTGGACGAGGCCCGGGCGCTGGAGCTGATGGGTCTGATCCTCGGCCCCGACCGGGTGTCCGACGAGCGGGAGGCGGCGCGGGCGCTGATCCGTACGGTGGGCGGACTGCCGCTGGCGCTGCGGATCGTCGCCGCCCGGCTCGCCGCCCGTCCGCACTGGTCACTCGCCTCGATGGTCAACCGCCTGGCGAACGAACGCCACCGGCTGGACGAACTGGCCTACGGCGAGATGACCATCCGGACCAGCCTGTCCCTCACCTTCGACGGACTCGACCCCACCGACCGGCATTTGCTGCGCCTGCTCAGTCTGGCGCAGGGGCCGACGCTGCCGGGCTGGCTCGCGGGGGCGCTCCTGGACGACCACCGTGCGCAGCCGTCCGACCTGATGGAGCCCCTGGTCGACGTGCAGATGCTCGATGTCGTCTCGGTGGAGAGCACCGGTGAGTTCCGTTACCGGTTCCACGAAATCATCAAGGTCTACGCGCGTGAACAGCTCGCCGTCACGGACAGCGAGTCCGTCCGGCGGAGCGCGACGGAGCGGATGCTGGGTGGCTGGCTCGGGCTGGCGGAGCGCGCCCATCGCAAGATCTACGGTGGCGACTACACCGTGCTGCATGGCTCGGCCCCTCGGTGGGTGCCGCCGGCCGACTACGTGGAGGAGCTGCTCGCCGACCCGCTCGACTGGCTGGACAGGGAGCAGGAGAATCTGTGCAACGCGGTGGAGCACGCGGCGAAGGAAGGGCTGGACGAACTGTGCTGGGATCTCGCGACCACCTTGGTGACGCTCTTCGAGGCCCGTGGCTATCTGGACCACTGGGAGTCGACGCACCGGGCGGCGCTCGCGGCGGTTCGAAGATCCGGCAACAGACGCGGCACCGCCGCCCTGCTCAGCTCACTCGGCACGCTCTACCTCAGCAGTGGCCGTCCGGAGGAGTCGCGGAACTCGCTTGAGCAGGCGCTGGCCATCTTCGACGAACTCGGTGACCGGGGCGGACTGGCCCTGTGCCGACGGGACCTGGCCCTTCTGGAACGGCAAGCGGGCGACGACGAGCGGGCGTTGGCACTCTACGACCGCTCGATCCACGATTTCGGGCTGGTCGGTGACATCGTCGGCAGGGCGACCGTGCTGACGCAGAGCGCGCACATCTGGATGAGACGGGGTCATACGGCCGCCGCTCACGCCCAGTTGGAGGAGGCGCTCGGGATCTACCGGTCGGTGGGATACACCGGCGGTGAGGCGCGTGCGCTGCGGCGGGTGGGTCAGGTGCTGTTCCAGCGCGGTGAACACGACGAGGCGGAGCGGACGCTGACCGGTGTGCTGGCGATGGTGCGCGCGAGCGGAGATCTGATCGGCGAGGGGCATCTGCTGCGTAATCTCGGCGAGTTGAAGGCCGGCCAGGGGCGTTACGAGGAGGCCCGAGGCTTCTTCGTCCGCGCACTCGCGGTGCGGGAACAGATCATGGATCACGGTGGTGCGGAGATCGTACGGCGCGATATCGCGCTGCTGCCGTAG
- a CDS encoding sporulation protein, producing MVFKRLLGSLGVGGPTVDTVLDPGVAVPGGTLRGQVHLKGGDADYDIEQITLELVARVEAETEDAEHEGTVVFDRFTVGGGFRLAEGEQHSVLFSVTLPWETPVTELYGQPLGVVLGLRTELAVAGAKDKGDLDPLAVGPLPVQEAILESLGQLGFDFKSADLEYGRIGGTGQQLPFYQEIELSPSPRYAHEVNEIEVTFLAHPGGMEVVLEADKRGGLFSGGHDALTRHTVSHSDIAQHDWNTEVDAWVRQLVEHRASYGAHSAHGGYGHSDAHGGYADKGDHGHGDHGGHGHGHGEHGGHRSGPGMGTVVAAGAAGLAVGVVGGMVAAEVVDEVGDFFEGEEEEEGDEG from the coding sequence ATGGTGTTCAAACGGCTACTCGGCTCACTCGGCGTCGGCGGTCCCACCGTGGACACCGTCCTGGACCCCGGAGTGGCGGTGCCAGGTGGAACCCTGCGAGGCCAGGTACATCTCAAGGGCGGAGACGCCGACTACGACATCGAGCAGATCACCCTCGAACTCGTCGCCCGGGTCGAGGCGGAGACCGAGGACGCGGAGCACGAAGGCACCGTCGTCTTCGACCGGTTCACGGTGGGCGGCGGCTTCCGGCTCGCCGAGGGCGAGCAGCACAGCGTCCTGTTCTCCGTGACGCTGCCCTGGGAGACACCGGTCACGGAGCTGTACGGGCAGCCGCTGGGGGTCGTGCTCGGACTGCGTACCGAACTGGCCGTGGCCGGCGCGAAGGACAAGGGAGACCTGGATCCGCTCGCGGTGGGGCCGCTGCCGGTCCAGGAGGCGATCCTGGAGTCCCTGGGGCAGCTCGGTTTCGACTTCAAGTCCGCGGATCTGGAGTACGGCCGAATCGGCGGCACGGGGCAGCAACTCCCGTTCTACCAGGAGATCGAGCTCTCACCTTCCCCGCGATACGCGCACGAAGTGAATGAGATCGAGGTGACCTTCCTCGCCCATCCGGGCGGCATGGAGGTGGTGCTGGAGGCCGACAAGCGCGGGGGTCTCTTCTCGGGCGGCCACGACGCGCTCACCCGCCACACCGTCAGCCACAGCGACATCGCCCAGCACGACTGGAACACGGAAGTCGACGCGTGGGTGCGCCAACTCGTCGAGCACCGGGCCTCGTACGGCGCCCACAGCGCGCACGGCGGGTACGGCCACAGCGACGCGCACGGCGGGTACGCGGACAAGGGTGACCACGGACACGGTGATCACGGCGGACACGGACACGGACATGGCGAACACGGCGGCCATCGCTCCGGTCCCGGCATGGGCACCGTCGTCGCCGCCGGCGCAGCAGGTCTCGCGGTGGGAGTCGTCGGTGGCATGGTCGCCGCCGAAGTGGTCGACGAAGTAGGGGACTTCTTCGAAGGGGAAGAGGAGGAAGAGGGCGACGAGGGCTGA
- a CDS encoding helix-turn-helix domain-containing protein, whose protein sequence is MSAKTVSAKAERTGETADDSGLFGRLVRGHRDRVGLTQRELADLSTISVRAIRDLEQGRATRPRHATVRLIADGLRLGPRARADLEAAARQGQNCWALKAGYDAAPTAPPAALDTLMGRESEAAALTAELASGTERLVNVMGLNGVGKTRLALEVAARLHSGSGFPVLWAAFAGPPVAYRQQSGPDGLAALITGCADALFGPAGARPPASGTTEGTTDGTAEVITHGTDRHADVTAFAELVADRPALLVVDGALTDRPDTDGIDRLLRDCPELRILVTSEGPYGVAGERTFLLGPLEAPAGAQEYTPDSLGRIPAVRLFLDQLRRTRPEYALTQDDVPAVADVCRRLDGLPSALRAAASWLVVYDLATLRQCLEDDLASLLVHLAGDDEGARFQEALRRRVARLPADGRALLARLCDGERDGGDGDFELADVAALTGRSLPECGRMVRDLLLSGTARPSYRLGRSRFQVFHLVRAFQPAAARVATVAGHR, encoded by the coding sequence ATGAGCGCCAAGACGGTGAGCGCCAAGGCGGAGAGAACCGGGGAAACGGCCGATGACAGCGGTCTGTTCGGCAGGCTGGTACGCGGGCACCGCGACCGGGTCGGCCTGACGCAGCGCGAGCTGGCGGATCTCTCGACCATCAGTGTGCGGGCCATCCGCGATCTGGAGCAGGGCAGGGCCACCCGGCCCCGGCACGCGACCGTACGTCTGATCGCCGACGGGCTGCGGCTGGGCCCGCGGGCCCGCGCCGATCTGGAGGCCGCCGCCCGCCAGGGGCAGAACTGCTGGGCGCTGAAGGCGGGTTACGACGCGGCGCCCACCGCACCGCCGGCCGCGCTGGACACCCTGATGGGCCGGGAGTCCGAGGCCGCCGCCCTCACCGCCGAGCTCGCCTCCGGAACCGAGCGTCTGGTCAATGTGATGGGCCTGAACGGGGTGGGCAAGACCCGGCTCGCGCTGGAGGTGGCCGCCCGGCTGCACAGCGGCAGCGGTTTCCCCGTGCTGTGGGCGGCCTTCGCGGGTCCGCCCGTCGCGTACCGGCAGCAGAGCGGTCCCGACGGTCTCGCCGCGCTGATCACGGGCTGCGCCGACGCGCTGTTCGGTCCGGCGGGAGCGCGGCCCCCCGCCTCGGGGACCACCGAGGGGACGACCGACGGGACCGCCGAGGTGATCACCCACGGGACCGACCGGCACGCAGATGTCACCGCGTTCGCCGAACTCGTCGCGGACCGGCCCGCGCTCCTGGTGGTGGACGGCGCGCTCACCGACCGCCCGGACACCGACGGGATCGACCGGCTGCTGCGCGACTGCCCGGAGCTCCGCATCCTGGTGACCTCGGAGGGCCCGTACGGGGTCGCCGGTGAACGCACCTTCCTGCTGGGCCCGTTGGAGGCTCCGGCCGGCGCGCAGGAGTACACCCCCGATTCGCTGGGGCGGATACCTGCCGTACGTCTCTTCCTGGACCAACTGCGGCGCACCAGGCCCGAGTACGCGCTGACGCAGGACGACGTGCCGGCGGTCGCCGACGTCTGCCGCAGGCTCGACGGTCTGCCCTCCGCGCTGCGGGCGGCCGCCTCCTGGCTGGTCGTCTACGACCTGGCGACCCTGCGGCAGTGCCTGGAGGACGACCTGGCGAGCCTGCTGGTCCATCTGGCCGGGGACGACGAAGGAGCCAGATTCCAGGAGGCCTTGCGGCGCCGGGTGGCCCGGTTGCCGGCGGACGGCAGGGCGCTGCTCGCCCGGCTCTGCGACGGCGAACGGGACGGCGGGGACGGTGACTTCGAGCTGGCCGACGTGGCCGCGCTGACCGGGCGGAGCCTGCCGGAGTGCGGCCGTATGGTGCGCGATCTGCTGCTGAGCGGCACGGCCCGACCCAGCTATCGGCTCGGCCGCTCCCGCTTCCAGGTGTTCCACCTGGTACGTGCCTTCCAGCCGGCCGCCGCACGGGTGGCGACGGTCGCGGGCCACCGGTGA
- a CDS encoding TetR/AcrR family transcriptional regulator: MGGMTPTEAGTGTGRRVSEARERLLRTAGQLFYAEGIHTVGVDRLVAEAKVTNATFYRHFRSKDDLAAAYIGSVDQAIRTQIDSLTAADMPADGILRGIGASLVEQIGSPGYRGCAFLNAAAEFPDPDHPVHRAVVRHREWFLKTITGLFAEIADDSAEHAGRHFVMLRDGAMSAGYLGDPVLAGETLLRGIEGLLRIHAARGLDERAAASVSDQPSSAPTAVSGIECSPPGA, from the coding sequence ATGGGTGGTATGACACCGACGGAAGCGGGCACAGGCACCGGCAGGCGAGTCTCCGAAGCCCGGGAGCGGCTCCTGAGGACCGCCGGTCAGCTCTTCTACGCGGAGGGCATCCACACGGTGGGAGTCGACCGTCTGGTCGCCGAGGCGAAGGTCACCAACGCGACCTTCTACCGCCACTTCCGCAGCAAGGACGACCTCGCCGCCGCCTATATCGGAAGCGTCGACCAGGCGATCCGCACCCAGATCGACTCCCTGACGGCCGCGGACATGCCGGCCGACGGCATCCTGCGCGGCATCGGCGCGTCCCTGGTGGAGCAGATCGGCTCGCCCGGTTACCGCGGATGCGCCTTCCTCAACGCGGCGGCGGAGTTCCCCGATCCCGACCACCCGGTCCACCGTGCCGTCGTGCGACACCGCGAGTGGTTCCTGAAGACGATCACCGGACTGTTCGCCGAGATCGCGGACGACTCCGCCGAGCACGCCGGGCGCCACTTCGTCATGCTCCGCGACGGTGCGATGAGCGCCGGCTATCTCGGCGACCCGGTCCTGGCCGGCGAGACCTTGCTGCGCGGCATCGAAGGACTGCTGCGGATCCACGCCGCCCGTGGGCTCGACGAGCGGGCCGCCGCCTCCGTAAGCGACCAGCCGTCCTCGGCGCCCACGGCGGTCTCCGGCATCGAGTGCTCCCCGCCCGGCGCGTAA
- a CDS encoding DUF1349 domain-containing protein — MSTHQQLAAVPFELASSEGSNWEIDSDAATVRTTAHPHSDIFVDPAEGVTANAQTLLNAATLLGSPPAGDFQFSARVSVGFSSTFDAGVLLLWIDERHWAKLCFEYSPQGRPMVVSVVNRGVADDANAFTVDGESVWLRVSRVGHTTAYHASTDGTTWQMIRYFALEDPDRRALIGFEAQSPTGEGCAVTFDEVRFTQNRLTDIRDGS; from the coding sequence ATGTCCACGCACCAGCAGTTGGCCGCTGTCCCGTTCGAGCTCGCCTCCTCCGAGGGTTCGAACTGGGAGATCGATTCGGATGCCGCAACCGTACGGACCACCGCCCACCCCCACAGCGACATCTTCGTCGACCCCGCGGAGGGCGTCACCGCAAACGCGCAGACGCTGCTCAACGCCGCCACGCTGCTGGGCAGTCCGCCCGCCGGTGACTTCCAGTTCAGCGCGCGGGTGAGCGTCGGCTTCTCCTCGACCTTCGACGCCGGGGTCCTGCTGCTGTGGATCGACGAGCGTCACTGGGCCAAGCTCTGCTTCGAATACTCCCCGCAGGGGCGGCCGATGGTCGTGTCCGTGGTCAACCGCGGGGTTGCCGACGACGCCAACGCCTTCACCGTCGACGGCGAATCCGTCTGGCTGCGCGTCTCCCGCGTCGGTCACACCACCGCCTACCACGCCTCCACCGACGGCACCACGTGGCAGATGATCCGCTACTTCGCCCTCGAAGACCCCGACCGCCGGGCCCTGATCGGGTTCGAGGCCCAGTCGCCGACCGGGGAGGGGTGCGCCGTCACGTTCGACGAGGTGCGCTTCACCCAGAACCGCCTCACGGACATCAGAGACGGCTCCTGA